GCTCGCTCATGATGCCGCTCTCGGGCACGTCGATCTGCGTCGTGGCCGACAGCCTCGTGGCCACGGCCCGAAGCCGATCGTGCAGCGCGGCGTCCCGCTCCCGTAGTACCGAGAAGTCGTCCCGCGTCTGCAACGCCTGAGACCACAGCATCGACCGTCCCTGTTCGAGCAGCTCCACAGCGCGCTCCGGATCGCCCGCCGACAACGCCGCAGCGGCGGCCTCGGTGGCCAGCCCCTCCCAGGTCCGCAGCCTGCGCTCCCGCGCGCCCCGTTCGATGCCGTGCCAGGCCAGCTGGGGCAGTTCGGCGACGGCTACGGCGAAGGCCGCCGTCGCCTCGGACCATCTCCGAAGCCGGACGGCCGTCTCGGCCCACAGCCGTGCCGCGACGGCGCGAACCAGCGGGGCGGCGGCGGGCGATTCGGCCGCCGTGCGGTAGGCCTGTGCTGCGGCTTCGTCCTCTTGTCGTTGTTCGTGCAGTGTGCCGACCACCCATACGGCCGCGGCCGATCTGGGGTCGCCCGCATCGAGACCCTCGATCGCCCGTTCCGCCCGTTCGATCGCCTCGATTCGATCCTCCTCCCGGCCATCGCGGGCGTAGCGGTCCCGCAGCGTCATGGCGAAGGAGAATTCGACCAGCGGGGCAAGCGGGTGGGTTGCGTCGCAGGCAGCCCGTGCCTCGCTGAGCAGTTCGACGGCGCGGCTCAGATCGTCCGATTCCGACCTTCGACGACGACGGGTTCGCAGTACCTGGGCCAGGTTGACCAGGATCAGCGTTCGATCCCGTGTCCCCGGACCGCTGCGCGCGAGTGCCTGCGACATGACGGTGATCGCCGCCTCGCCGTCCCTGCCGTCTCGTTTCTCCTGCGCGCGAACAGTGAGCGCAGCTCCGAGGTTCATCAGTAACAACGGCGCCCTCGAATAGTCCGATGGCGCGGCGTCGACAGCGGCCCGCCCTGCCTCGACTGCGGCGTCGAGGTCGCTGGTGGAGCCCAGATGCGCCGCCCGCGTGCGCAGCGCATTGGAGAGATCGGTCAGCAGGACGGGTCGCATGGTGTGTGCGGCATGGGCGATGCGCGCTGCTTCCCGCAGGATCTCGATGGCATCGTGGAGGTCGGTGACATTCCCGGTTCGGTCGAAGCGGACCGAGAGCGCCGTCCCCAGAGTGGACAGGGTGATCACACCGCTCACGCGTGCATTGGGCGCTGCCGCCGCCTCGCGGCAATGATCGATGGCCGCATTCAGGTCGTCGAGGTCGCCGGCCCGCAGGAAGCGCATCACCAGGCCACTCGCCAGTGCTGTGCGGTGCATGGCCCGTTCGGATGGGCCTGAGGTAATGATGGACAGGCCGCGTTCGGCGACGGCGATCACCTCGTCCGGATTCCCGCTTTCGGTCAGGATCAGCTGCCGGGCGCGGAGGGCGTTGGCCAGCTCGATCAGTGCGGAGGCCGTCATCGGCTGCGTACTCGCAGTACTCACGGCGCGAGTCAGTACCGCGACGGCCTCGGCGATGACGGTGGCAGTCCCCGTGCGATCGAACCGCAGGGTCGACAGCGTGCCCAGCAGGACCAGCGCGTGGGTGTGGTTGAGGTGTCCCTCGGGAAGGACTTCGATCAGGTTTCGGGCGATCCGAATCGCCTCGGTAAGCAGCTCGGGATCGCCGGAATCCAGGAAGCGCAGGTGCAGTGCGTTCGCCGCGACGATGTCGGCGCTGGTCCGCAGTACGTCCAGCCCCGACGCTCCGTCGATGGCACGGGCCAGGTCACCCGCTTCGACCAGCGCGTCCTGATCATCCGACCAACGCCCCCGCTGCAGCAGCGCCTCCGCCAACATCAGTTGCCCGGTGTGGTCCTCGCCGAACTGTTTCGCAATGACGAGGCCAGCTCGCAGTAGCTCGATCGCTTCGGCCAGGTCGGCGAGCTGAGTCGTGTTCCGGAAGCGAGTGAGCAGGGCTTGGCCGAGGAAGAGTCGGAACGTCCAGGAGATCGGTGCGTCGCTCGCAACGGTCCGGAGCGCGGATCGCAGCGTGGTGATGGCCTCGACGATGTCGGCGGGGTCCCGGGTTGCCCCGTACCGGTCGCTGCGGGCGGCGGCCACCTGCGCGGCCAGCATCACCGTATCCGGCACGCCCGGTGTTGCCTCTTCGAGAACGGACCGGCCCAGGTGGATCGCCTCGGTGAGGTCGCCGACAACACCGCCCCGCCAGAAGCTGCTCCGCAACGCCACGACCAGGCCGATGGCCGAGGCGGTCCCGCTGGGTCCCGCAACGCGCGCTGCGGTGAGGCGGCGCAGGATGGGCAACGCCGCTGCCAGATCAGCGGTGTCACCCGTGATCTCGGCGCGCACCGCCAGCGCACGACCGAGGATGCCCGCGACAGACTCCGGAGGAAAACCTCCCTCCGGAGTCATGGCGCGGCACACGTCGATGGCCTCGGTCAAGCCCGCCACGTCTCGGGACGGGATGGCCACCACCATGAGGGCGGCAGCCAGGATGCCCCGTATCTCGTCCCGATGGGGGTGCTCGTCGCCGGCAGCGGCGACCGCGCGCCGCGCCATTGTTCTCGCGCGCGCCAAATCATCGAATCCGCCTCGGATTTCGAACCGGCGCAGCAGGGCGAGCGCGGCGTCGGCCTGGACAGCGGACAGGGCGGGGTCGTCCTCGGGAAGCAACTCCACGAGGCGGCAGCGGATGGTGGCGATCTCATCGTGGTCGGACGGATTCCAGGTCCGTTCGGTTCGAGCGCTCAATGCGTTGGCGAGCACGGACAGACACTGGAAGAGCGCGGTCTCGTGCTGCGCCAACGGGGCTGCGGTACGCAGGACTGCGATCTGCTCGTCCAGATCCTCGAATCGCCGCGTGTGCTCGAAGCGCATAGCCAGCAGTTCCGCCAACTGCCACAGCTGTCCGCCGCGAACCACGTCGCTGGGCAGGTCGTCGATGACGGCGCGGGTCGTCTCGATGGCCTCGTCGAGAAGGTCGGCCCTGTCGTCGAGGACATCCGAACGCCGGAGCGCCTCGGACAACGCCATCGAGAAGGCCGTCAGCACGGGTGTCCGGCCGAGCGGGCCTGCCGTTCCGGCCTCCGTCGCGGCACGCAGGACCTCCACCGCCTCGCGCAGCATCTCCTGCTCGCCGGTGTGCTGGTGCCGGACACGGAGCGCGTTACCAAGCGAGAACAACGCGGTTCCTCGGTAGGGCGAGCCCGGCGGCAGCCCGGCCAGCACCGCTCGTGCCGCCCGGATCGCGCCGTCGGGGTCGGTACCGGTCTCGGTCGAATCGGAGTCGGCATCCGACACGGTCAACACGCTCGCCAGCATCACGTCGACGGCCGAACGACTCGGGTGATCCCGGGGAACGGCCACATCGAGCCGCCGAACGAGCGCGAGAGCCTCCGCGTGCTCGGCTGGGTCCGCGCCACCGGAATCACCGTGCGCGCGGGCGATGCCGAACTTGGCTTCGAGCGCCCGGACAAGGACGAGTCGTGCGGACACGGCGAGCTCGTGATCCTCGGGGACTCCTGCCACCGCCGCACGCCCACATCGGATGCTCTCCTCGATATCGGCAGGCTCGCCATCGCGAAGGAACCGGGCGCGCAGCGCGTCGCAGCGCAACGCCAGGGCCTCCCCGCGCGCTAGTCCGTCGAGCCCGTCGATCGCACCGAGTGCCTCGGTCACGGCGACGTATTCCGTGGTGAAAGCCGGCGGAGCGCCCAGGTCGCAGCGGATCTGCAAGGCGGCGGCGAGCTGCCCGAGGCAAGCCGCGTACTCCGGTTGGTCGGGCGGGAGGGAGACCGCCGCCGCTCGCAGTTGGTCGATGCCCTCGGTTAGATCGTGCTCACCACCGCGCAGCCCGAATCGGGTGACCAACGCGAGTCCGAGCTGTAGGCGGATCGGCGCGGCGGAACCGGTCGATGTGTCTTCTTCGACGGCGAGCAGTGACATCACCGCAGCAGCACCCGCCGCGATGCCCTCATCCAGATCGGTGTCCTCATTCGTGGTCTCGAGCCGCCGAAGCGACAGAACGAGAAGGTTGTATCGGTGTGCGAGACGATCCACCGTTGGACTCAGCCGTATCGCGGCACGGCAGGAATCGATCGCCAGTCCGATCAGGATTGCATTCGACGACGTCAACGCGACAGCGGCGACCACGGTCGCGTAGAAGGAACCGATCTCCGCGCAAGTCGGTTCCGCAGCGGGGTTGGTGCGAAACCACTGCAGTAGCTCGGGAGGCAACGCGGTGGGGAATTCGACCACGAGCCCGGCGAACAACTCCATACAGACTTGGAGATCGGGGCCGTCATCGACACCGAGGGTGTGATAGCGCAACCAGTGCAGATAGGCGACGTCGCGCAGGTGCTCGGGCGGCAGGCTTCCGCCGATGGCGGGCAGCATCACGCGAGCAGCTTCGACGAGCGCGTCGTCGGCGAGGACTCCCGTGAAGTCACCGTGCTCTGCCGCACGAATCAGGTCCCCCAGCGAAGTCAATTCTTCCTCCCGATTGCGCGGACAATTGGTTTCCAACCGGAGAGCAGTACTGACTACGATTCTGCGCAGGGAGTCGGGGTGGCACAAGAAAGGCGGCGCAATGGCGGAATTCAGCGAAGGAGACGCCCTGGTCTTATGGTGCGCGATGTTGCCGGATCTGCGCCGCGTGGCCGCTGCGGGCAGTTGGAGCGAACGTCTCGAACGCGCCGCGACCCGGGTCCGCGATGGGGGCGCGGCCTTGGATGCCTGCCGACAGTTCGACCTCGTGGACGCCGCAGCCGCCTCGGAACCGACGAGGAGCACGGACGGCTCCGGCGCCCTACCGATCTATCCGACGACGCGGAGCCCGCTCTCGCCGAGAACCGGCCGTGGCGACTACCGCTGTCCTCGGGGCCGGTGTGCACGCCGGGATCGTCGCAACGCTGCCGGACACCCGCCGGTATGCGCCTTGTTCGACGACGAGCCGATGTTGCCGACGGGTGCCACCCCGTGAACCAGTTCCTCTCCACCGTCAGCGGCAAGCTCGCCGAACGGTGGGTGACGACCCTGGTGCTACCGGGCGTGTTCTTCCTGCTGGCGGTGTTGTGCGCGGTTCGTCTGGGCCACGAGCAGGCTTTCGACATCGCCTCGGTGGCCGACTGGCTCGCCGCGCACGCCGACAGCGCCCCGATCGCACTCGCGGCCGTGGCGGTACTGCTGGGCGCGTCGGCAACGGCGATCGCCGCGCAGTCACTCGGCGGACTGGCCGAGGCGATCTGGACCCGGCCATGGCGCGGCCCGGCAGCCTGGATCGCGCGACCGCTGGTGTTCCTGCGCGGCAGGCGGTTCGACCGTGCGGCGGCGCGGGCCGAGGTGGACCCCGTCGCCGTCTACCGTCCCCGGCACCCGATGTGGGTCGGCGAACGGTTCCGACTTCTCGACACACGCATCGCCGCGCAGTACCACGGTCTACGGCTCGGGCCGCTGTGGCCACGGCTCTGGCTGCTCCTGCCGGATACCGTCCGTGCCCCGGTGCAGGCGGCCGAATCGCGGCTGGTCGCGGCGCGCACGCTTTTCGGCTGGGGTGTGCTCTACCTCGGTCTTGGCGCATGGTGGTATCCGGCGGCGATCCTCGGTCTCGTCGCCGCCGTACTGGGGTGGGCGCGAACCCGAGCGGCCGTGGTCGCGGTCACCACCTGGATCGAGGCCACAGTGGACACCCATCTCGGCATGGTGTGCGAGGCACTCGGCCATGCCGTGCCCGAGTCGGGTATCACCAGGGAATTCGCCGCGTTGATCAATGATCGGCTGACCAAGGGCGACTGAGCCCGGGCCCGTCGAAGTGGCCGCGTGACGGGCGCGGGCCACGCCATCGCCGCATCGAAGCGTTGTGCGATCGCAGTCCCGTCCGACCCAACAGTCGTCAGGCTCCTCGATTCCCTGTTCTATCTACCGATCCACCGAAGTTGACCTTGACTTGGGTTGAGGTTCCACCATGTCGGTATGAACCCTGCGGACGAGCAAGAGATCCGGAACATTCTGGCCAGGTACACCGGCCTGTGGATCGAGCATGAGATGGCGGGGTGGGGCCGGTTGTTCAGCGCGAACTCCGATTTCATCACCCATCGCGGGGTTTGGTGGCGGTCGCGCAGCGAGAACGTGGCGGGACATCAGGACATACCCGCCGCCGTGATTGCGCAGAAGGCGAGCTATCAACAGGAGATCGTGAGTCTGCGCGCCATCACCGCCGATGTCGCGATCGTCCACACCGAGTGGAGCTGGCCGAATCACGTTCCCATCGACGGCACAGAACCCGAAGACCGCCGTGGACTCATCACCTTGGTGCTGGCACGAGGTCAAGGCGGCTGGCTGATCGAGGCAGCCCACAACACCCGCCTGGACGGGCTGGAAACTCGTTCCGACTAAGACGACGAGCAACCCTGCGAGCGCGTGCCCGTGGTCGCAGGGTTCGACGTCAGCCGCCCGCCAACCCGACTTCTCCAGGTCCCTTCCCTGCGGTGCTGGCGTGTGGGTGTCGGCGACCGTCGTGGATCAGGCGCGCGTCACATCGCATCCTTCGTGGCTTCAGCCAGCACGCGGGAGAGGCCGCCCGCCGTCGGGTTCTCCAGGATGGTGCGCACCGGCACCCGCAGTCCCAGCTCGCTCCGCAATCTCGCCGCCATCCGAACCGCGAGCATCGAATGCCCGCCCAGCGCGAAGAAGTCGGCGTCGGCATCGACCCGCGGCACGCCGAAGAGCTCGCACCAGACCGAGGCGACAACGGTCGCGACCTCGGCGGATCGGGTTTCGCTATCGGAGGTCACGATGTTCTCCTCGGGTGCGCTCACTCGCCGGTCCCCTGTCTGTTCCGTCGTTGCTGCAACCGGTTCCGGCGGTCACGCAGCCGCGCTCGTGCCTGGTTCGCCGGTTCCGCCACCGGTTGTTCCGGGCGGGAGCCGCCTGCCAGTTGTCGCGCGAGTGCGGTGATCGTCGGGAACTCCAGCAGGGACACCAGCGAGGTCCGCACCCCGATCCGAGCACCGATCAGGGTGTGCACGGTGGCCAGTGCGAACGAGGTGCCACCGAGATCGAAGAAGTTCTCGTCGAGGCCGACGTCCTCGCGGGCCAGTACCTCACGCCAGATCCGGGCGAGGTTCTGCTCCATCTCGGCGAGGTCCGACGCCGGGAGATCAAGATGGGCGGCCGGCGTCGGTGTCGGGGCCTGCGGCGGAGGTGGCACCGGTTGCGGTGGGCGCGCGGCCGGACCGGGCAAGGTTCGGATCGGCGTCGCCGGGTCCGCGACCGCCCCGACGAGCAGCTGTACGAATCCCTCGGCCATCCCGGCGATCGTGGTCGGATCGAACAGGTCGGTCCGGTAGGTGATCGTCAGATCGAAGTCGTCGGGGGCCTCGGGCGACCGGAAGATCATCAGGTCGATGTCGACCTTCGCCCCGGTCGGCGGCAGATCGATTGGAGTGGCGCGCAGCCCGGAGAGGTGTGGGCGCACGATCGGATCCGGTTCGAAGGAGAAGAACGTCTGGACCAGCGGGGCGTGGCCGGGATCGCGGTCGGGCGCGAGTTCCTCGGCGAGCTGCTCCATCGTGACGTCCCGGTAGGTCAGGATGTCCAGCAGCTCCGACTGGACCGACCGGCAGAGCTCGGCGAAACTTCGGTCCCCGTGCGCCTCGACGAGAACCGGGAGGGTGGTGGCGAAGAACCCGATCATGCTGTCCAACTCGGCGCGGTCGCGGGCACTCACCGGGACGCCGACCAGCACGTCCGCAACGCCCGCCAAGCGCGAGAGGAGCACGCCGTAGGCGCTGAGGGCCAGCACGAACGGCGTCACCCGCAGCTCCTGCGCCAAGCGCAGGGCCGGACCCATCACCGCCGCGCCGAGCACCTGCCGATGGTTGCCGCCGTGCGAACCGGCGACCGCCGGACGGGGCCGGTCGGTCGGCAGACGCAGCACGGTCGGAATCCCGGACAACCGCTCCCGCCACCGGTCGAGCTGTTCGGTGTCCACTGGTCGGGTTCGCTGCCAGCTTGCGTAGTCGACGAACCGCAGGGCAGGCGCCGCGCATTCGGGGGCACCGGTGTATCCCTCGGCCAGTTCGTCGAAGAAGACCTGGAGCGACGGACCGTCCGAGACCAGTTGGTGCATCGTGACGACCAGCAGGTGTCTCTCGGGCTCCACGACGAGTAACCGGGTGCGCAGCAGCGGCCCGCGCTCCAGATCGAAGGGCTCGTCGGCCCACGCCTGAGCGCGTCGCAGCGCCTCGGCGTCGGCCGGTTCCTCAGCGGCCGGTTCGGCGGTACCCAGCGCGACGACCGGTAACGCGATATCCGGATCGCCGATCCGTTGGACCGGTTCGAACGGCGGCTCGGTGTTGGGTGCGAAGGTCGTCCGCAGCGCAGCGTGCCGCGTGACGACCCGCGTGATGGCGCGGCGCAGTGCCTGCACGTCGAGCGGGCCCTCCAGCCGGACGGCCACCGTGATGTTGTACATCGGAGTGCCCGGTTGCAGCAGTTCCGCCAGGTACAGCGCCCGCTGAGCACCGGACAGCGGTAGTCCTACCGCCGCCCCGCCCAGCGCCGGGATGCTGTCCGATCCCGCCGGGACGACCCTTTCGATCACGCTGCTCCCCCGCCCGCTGCCGACACCTGTTCCTCGGCGACCAAGGCGAGCCGGTCGACCTTCCCGCTGGGCGTGCGCGGCAGGGAATCGACGACGTCGACCCGCACCGGAACCATGTAGGCGGGCAGCCGGTCGCGCAGCTGCGCGAGCAGACCCGCTGTCCAGGTCGAGGTGTCGGCGGGCGCCGATTTCGGAATGAGGAACGCACGCAGGTTCCGATCCTCGGCAGCGGAGCCCGCGACCACCACCACGGCCTGCGCCACCGAGGGGTCGGCGGCCAGTGCGCTCTCGATCTCGCCGAGCTCGATACGGAAACCCCGCACCTTGACCTGGGTGTCCTGTCGACCGAGGAATTCCAGAAGACCGTCGGGCAGAACGCGGCCGAGATCACCGCTGCGATAGGCGGGCACGGCCGGATCCAGCGGATCGGTGCGGTAGCTGAGCGCCGTTCGCTCGGGGAGGTTGAGATAGCCGGGTCCGACGGCGGCGCCGGTGATCCACAGTTCACCCACCTCGCCGTCCGGAACCGGCGTGCCATCGGGGTCACACACCCGGATGCCGGTGTCGGTGATCGGCCGACCGATCGAGGGCAGGTCCGGCCAGCCGGCCACGTCGGCGGGCAACTCGTGCCAGGTGGCGACGTGGGTCTCGGTGGTGCCCCACTGGTTGACCAGCCTGCAGTCCGGCAGCCGGGTGAACATCGCCCGGATCGTCGCCGTCGACTGCACCTGCTCCCCCGAGGTGAGGATCTCGCGCAACGGATGTCGTTGCGGGGTCACCTCGTCGGCGAAGAGCGCGAGCGACTGGATCATCACGAAGGGCACGAAGAGCCGGTTGATCCGTTCGCGTTCGATGAGATCCCAGAGCAGCTGCGGATCCAGGCGCTCGTCCTCGTCGCAGCAGATCACCGTGCCGCCCGCGCCGAGGGTGGGCAGCACCTCCTGATAGGTCACATCGAAGGAGGCCGGGGCGAACTGCAGCGTCCGGTCGCCCGCGCCGCAACCGCTGGCCTCGGTCTGCCAGGACACCAGGTTGGCCAGGTTGCGATGGGTATAACGCACGCCCTTGGGGCGGCCGGTGGATCCGGAGGTGTAGACGAGGTATGCGTCCGCGTCCTCGTTCACCTCCGGAGCCTCGAAGGGTGCGAGGGGCGCCGGTTGCAGTGCGGTTCGGGCGCAGGCATAGCCCAACCTCCGATCGGTGAGGACGGTGGTGAAACCGCCCAGCCGGTCGAGAGGACCCTGATGGCCGATCACCAGCCCCACCCCGGCGTCGGCACACATGAACCGCAGCCGCTCGGCCGGATATCCGACGTCCAGCGGAACGGCGACGCAACCGGACCGCAGCAGTCCCACCAGCGTCACGATCAGATCCACCGACCGCTCCAGGTGGACGCCGACGGCTGTGCCGCCGACGGCGCCGAGCTGGACGACCCGCGCCGCGACCTGCGCGGACCGCTCCCACAGGGTGCGATAGTCGATGGCCTCGTCTGCCGAACGCACCGCCTCGGCCTCCGGGGTCCGACGCACTCGCTCGGCGACCGCACGCAGCTCGGGCACCGTCGGGTCGGGGTCGGGACTCATTTGCGCCACTCCTCGGTTGTCGCCCGGCACAACGTGATCCGGTGCGGTCGCTCCGCGCGCAGCAGGACGCGGTTGAGCTCGTGCTCGATCTCGGCCGCCTGCCTCGGCCCTGGTTCGTCCACCGCGACGTTCAACCCGTAGCGCAGTTCGTTGCGGTCGTCGCGATAGACGGTGGTGGCGGCGTGCCGCACGCCGGGCACGCCTGCGGCGATCCGGCGGATGGAGGGCAGCCAGATCTTCTCGCCGCCGATGACGACCGAATCGCCCGAGCGGCCCCGGAAGAAGTGGTAGCCCTCGTCGTCGATATCGAAGCGGTCGCCGGTGCCGACGGTGCCCTCGGTGTTGGGTGCGCCGCCGGGAAGTCGTCGGCGCAGCACGGTGTCTGACTCGACGACGAGTTCGGCGCCCGGTCCGTCGCCCGCGAAGTCACGTAGGTAGGTGCGCACGCCCGGTAGGGGCACTCCGACGGAACCCCAGCGGTGGGCGGGCTCGCGGTGGGCGGCCAACGTCGTGACCCTCGGACCGGCCTCGGTGAGGCCGTAGGTGAGGTAGAGCTCTTGCTGCGGACCGTCGGCCAGCAGCGCACCGACGTGGGTCGGTTCCAGGGCATCGCCGCCGACGGTGAGCACCCGCAGGTCGACCGGCCCGTCGAGCGGTTCCCCCGCGAGCCGCACCGCCGCGCTGGGAGTCAGTGCGGACACCGTGACGTCGTGGCCGCGAATGGTCTCTGCGAAGGATCGGGGTGTGAACGGCGGTCCGGAGACGACCAGCCGCGAACCCCGCACGAATGCGGCCAAAGCCTGCGCGACCAGACCATAGGAGTAGTACAGCGGCAGCGACACCAGGACGGTGTCATCCGCGCGTTGGCCGATGGCGGCGGCGTGCCGCTCGGCGTTGCGCAGCAGCGCGTCGACGCCGTGCAGGCAGCCGGTGCCGATTCCGGAGGTGCCGGAGGTCATCAGGACGACCTCGCCCGGCTGGTAGCGCGTGGCCGTGGCCCACTCCCGGCCCGGGAGCACCGCCTCGCAGCGGCCGCCGAGTGGATGTGTCGTCGTCGCGTCGTATCGCGCCGGGTCGATTCGGGGCGCGATCAGGGCCGCGCCGCCGAGCCTGCCGCCGATCTCGGTGATCCGCCGCGCGCCCGCGCCCGGTGGGAGCAACACCGGAACCGCGCCCGCGAGCAGCACGCCGAAGAAGGCGGCGAGGGTGATCTCGCTGTTGGGCATGGCGATCAGCACCGGCGAACCGGGCGGCAGCCCCAGCGCGGCGATCGCGTCCACGACGGCCTCGCAGTCGGAGGTGCCCGCGCCCGGCTCGACGGCGGAAACAGAGCCGTTCAGAAAGGCCAGTACCTCGGCGCGGTCCGGGATACCGGTCCCGG
This Actinoalloteichus hymeniacidonis DNA region includes the following protein-coding sequences:
- a CDS encoding condensation domain-containing protein, with protein sequence MIERVVPAGSDSIPALGGAAVGLPLSGAQRALYLAELLQPGTPMYNITVAVRLEGPLDVQALRRAITRVVTRHAALRTTFAPNTEPPFEPVQRIGDPDIALPVVALGTAEPAAEEPADAEALRRAQAWADEPFDLERGPLLRTRLLVVEPERHLLVVTMHQLVSDGPSLQVFFDELAEGYTGAPECAAPALRFVDYASWQRTRPVDTEQLDRWRERLSGIPTVLRLPTDRPRPAVAGSHGGNHRQVLGAAVMGPALRLAQELRVTPFVLALSAYGVLLSRLAGVADVLVGVPVSARDRAELDSMIGFFATTLPVLVEAHGDRSFAELCRSVQSELLDILTYRDVTMEQLAEELAPDRDPGHAPLVQTFFSFEPDPIVRPHLSGLRATPIDLPPTGAKVDIDLMIFRSPEAPDDFDLTITYRTDLFDPTTIAGMAEGFVQLLVGAVADPATPIRTLPGPAARPPQPVPPPPQAPTPTPAAHLDLPASDLAEMEQNLARIWREVLAREDVGLDENFFDLGGTSFALATVHTLIGARIGVRTSLVSLLEFPTITALARQLAGGSRPEQPVAEPANQARARLRDRRNRLQQRRNRQGTGE
- a CDS encoding amino acid adenylation domain-containing protein, whose translation is MSPDPDPTVPELRAVAERVRRTPEAEAVRSADEAIDYRTLWERSAQVAARVVQLGAVGGTAVGVHLERSVDLIVTLVGLLRSGCVAVPLDVGYPAERLRFMCADAGVGLVIGHQGPLDRLGGFTTVLTDRRLGYACARTALQPAPLAPFEAPEVNEDADAYLVYTSGSTGRPKGVRYTHRNLANLVSWQTEASGCGAGDRTLQFAPASFDVTYQEVLPTLGAGGTVICCDEDERLDPQLLWDLIERERINRLFVPFVMIQSLALFADEVTPQRHPLREILTSGEQVQSTATIRAMFTRLPDCRLVNQWGTTETHVATWHELPADVAGWPDLPSIGRPITDTGIRVCDPDGTPVPDGEVGELWITGAAVGPGYLNLPERTALSYRTDPLDPAVPAYRSGDLGRVLPDGLLEFLGRQDTQVKVRGFRIELGEIESALAADPSVAQAVVVVAGSAAEDRNLRAFLIPKSAPADTSTWTAGLLAQLRDRLPAYMVPVRVDVVDSLPRTPSGKVDRLALVAEEQVSAAGGGAA
- a CDS encoding CHAT domain-containing protein → MTSLGDLIRAAEHGDFTGVLADDALVEAARVMLPAIGGSLPPEHLRDVAYLHWLRYHTLGVDDGPDLQVCMELFAGLVVEFPTALPPELLQWFRTNPAAEPTCAEIGSFYATVVAAVALTSSNAILIGLAIDSCRAAIRLSPTVDRLAHRYNLLVLSLRRLETTNEDTDLDEGIAAGAAAVMSLLAVEEDTSTGSAAPIRLQLGLALVTRFGLRGGEHDLTEGIDQLRAAAVSLPPDQPEYAACLGQLAAALQIRCDLGAPPAFTTEYVAVTEALGAIDGLDGLARGEALALRCDALRARFLRDGEPADIEESIRCGRAAVAGVPEDHELAVSARLVLVRALEAKFGIARAHGDSGGADPAEHAEALALVRRLDVAVPRDHPSRSAVDVMLASVLTVSDADSDSTETGTDPDGAIRAARAVLAGLPPGSPYRGTALFSLGNALRVRHQHTGEQEMLREAVEVLRAATEAGTAGPLGRTPVLTAFSMALSEALRRSDVLDDRADLLDEAIETTRAVIDDLPSDVVRGGQLWQLAELLAMRFEHTRRFEDLDEQIAVLRTAAPLAQHETALFQCLSVLANALSARTERTWNPSDHDEIATIRCRLVELLPEDDPALSAVQADAALALLRRFEIRGGFDDLARARTMARRAVAAAGDEHPHRDEIRGILAAALMVVAIPSRDVAGLTEAIDVCRAMTPEGGFPPESVAGILGRALAVRAEITGDTADLAAALPILRRLTAARVAGPSGTASAIGLVVALRSSFWRGGVVGDLTEAIHLGRSVLEEATPGVPDTVMLAAQVAAARSDRYGATRDPADIVEAITTLRSALRTVASDAPISWTFRLFLGQALLTRFRNTTQLADLAEAIELLRAGLVIAKQFGEDHTGQLMLAEALLQRGRWSDDQDALVEAGDLARAIDGASGLDVLRTSADIVAANALHLRFLDSGDPELLTEAIRIARNLIEVLPEGHLNHTHALVLLGTLSTLRFDRTGTATVIAEAVAVLTRAVSTASTQPMTASALIELANALRARQLILTESGNPDEVIAVAERGLSIITSGPSERAMHRTALASGLVMRFLRAGDLDDLNAAIDHCREAAAAPNARVSGVITLSTLGTALSVRFDRTGNVTDLHDAIEILREAARIAHAAHTMRPVLLTDLSNALRTRAAHLGSTSDLDAAVEAGRAAVDAAPSDYSRAPLLLMNLGAALTVRAQEKRDGRDGEAAITVMSQALARSGPGTRDRTLILVNLAQVLRTRRRRRSESDDLSRAVELLSEARAACDATHPLAPLVEFSFAMTLRDRYARDGREEDRIEAIERAERAIEGLDAGDPRSAAAVWVVGTLHEQRQEDEAAAQAYRTAAESPAAAPLVRAVAARLWAETAVRLRRWSEATAAFAVAVAELPQLAWHGIERGARERRLRTWEGLATEAAAAALSAGDPERAVELLEQGRSMLWSQALQTRDDFSVLRERDAALHDRLRAVATRLSATTQIDVPESGIMSEPWADRGHQDRFDRIRLAQDWDRLLAEARALPGLQYLLRIPPISTLRAELPDGPVVLINIERSRCDALIVRRDRAVEHVPLPALSQAEVVNRARAYGEALRVWERSGGSGGLTAIGARQTLHATLEWLWDTIAEPVLGSLGMTGADDPLPRLWWCPTGLLTLLPLHAAGYHDPADGPAGRTVLDRVVSSYTPTLRGLARANTANPPAPVDGRVLVVSLPDIPARPGQAALAPLPGARTEAEFFRTAFPNGHTLRTADTATRAAITVDLQTHAYAHFACHGGHDPRDPSTGALHLWDGPLTVLDVAELRLERAELAYLSACSTATGGTTLPDEAIHLAAALQLAGYRHVIATLWNIPDRTAPEVTATLYTALRDSGGLRLRDTARVLHDAVRALRSAAPRDPSIWAAHIHSGP
- a CDS encoding phosphopantetheine-binding protein; this translates as MTSDSETRSAEVATVVASVWCELFGVPRVDADADFFALGGHSMLAVRMAARLRSELGLRVPVRTILENPTAGGLSRVLAEATKDAM
- a CDS encoding class I adenylate-forming enzyme family protein, whose product is MRPTGTGIPDRAEVLAFLNGSVSAVEPGAGTSDCEAVVDAIAALGLPPGSPVLIAMPNSEITLAAFFGVLLAGAVPVLLPPGAGARRITEIGGRLGGAALIAPRIDPARYDATTTHPLGGRCEAVLPGREWATATRYQPGEVVLMTSGTSGIGTGCLHGVDALLRNAERHAAAIGQRADDTVLVSLPLYYSYGLVAQALAAFVRGSRLVVSGPPFTPRSFAETIRGHDVTVSALTPSAAVRLAGEPLDGPVDLRVLTVGGDALEPTHVGALLADGPQQELYLTYGLTEAGPRVTTLAAHREPAHRWGSVGVPLPGVRTYLRDFAGDGPGAELVVESDTVLRRRLPGGAPNTEGTVGTGDRFDIDDEGYHFFRGRSGDSVVIGGEKIWLPSIRRIAAGVPGVRHAATTVYRDDRNELRYGLNVAVDEPGPRQAAEIEHELNRVLLRAERPHRITLCRATTEEWRK
- a CDS encoding YybH family protein: MNPADEQEIRNILARYTGLWIEHEMAGWGRLFSANSDFITHRGVWWRSRSENVAGHQDIPAAVIAQKASYQQEIVSLRAITADVAIVHTEWSWPNHVPIDGTEPEDRRGLITLVLARGQGGWLIEAAHNTRLDGLETRSD